From the Candidatus Bathyarchaeota archaeon genome, one window contains:
- the pstB gene encoding phosphate ABC transporter ATP-binding protein PstB has protein sequence MSSSNKMESVELNAWFGPKHALKNINMVIKPNAVTAIIGPSGCGKSTFIRTLNRMHELTPNAKMTGQILLDGKDIYGSDVDPVRIRRRVGMVFQKPNPFPTMSIYDNVAAGLKLTGEKKGKDLDGVVKRSLEQASLWDEVKDDLKKPGTSLSGGQQQRLCIARAVALKPEVILMDEPCSALDPIATSKIEELIVELKKDYTVAIVTHSMQQAARVSDYTAFMYLGVLVEYGETDGVFENPKNELTEKYITGKFG, from the coding sequence ATGAGTAGCAGCAACAAAATGGAAAGCGTAGAGCTAAACGCATGGTTTGGCCCCAAACACGCATTAAAAAACATCAACATGGTCATAAAACCAAACGCGGTAACCGCGATTATTGGACCATCAGGATGTGGCAAATCCACGTTTATCCGAACGCTAAACCGCATGCACGAGTTAACTCCCAACGCCAAAATGACAGGGCAAATACTGCTGGACGGCAAAGACATCTACGGCTCAGACGTTGACCCCGTGCGAATCCGCCGCAGAGTAGGCATGGTTTTCCAAAAACCTAACCCGTTCCCCACCATGAGCATCTATGATAACGTGGCTGCTGGTTTGAAGTTGACAGGTGAGAAGAAGGGGAAGGATTTGGATGGTGTTGTCAAGCGTAGTTTGGAGCAGGCGTCGCTTTGGGATGAAGTGAAAGATGACTTGAAAAAGCCTGGGACTAGCTTGTCAGGTGGTCAGCAGCAGCGGTTGTGCATTGCAAGGGCAGTTGCCTTAAAACCTGAAGTCATCTTGATGGACGAACCCTGCAGCGCTTTGGACCCCATTGCCACATCAAAAATCGAAGAACTAATCGTGGAACTAAAGAAAGACTACACTGTGGCTATTGTAACCCACAGCATGCAACAAGCCGCAAGAGTCTCCGACTACACAGCATTCATGTACCTGGGCGTACTTGTAGAATACGGCGAAACCGACGGCGTTTTTGAGAATCCCAAAAATG